A window from Garra rufa chromosome 14, GarRuf1.0, whole genome shotgun sequence encodes these proteins:
- the nlrx1 gene encoding NLR family member X1 isoform X2 has product MWRFGRPSGTEVLRWRCQGSPKDVCCKLHTRALRKTFNLRIRLDGICGSVHRHHFSFPTKTASPYRNSWRELRTSMCWSISGFNPRFFCTYEPVTDPIEIHKQKLTQWFNHLPQEEKQFGGYFSPETMHVEPLILDRHPDEDRGLSPFKGKTSISERPPLTVEKLFDAANNNGNKERGLNVLLYGAVGTGKSTVVRKVVLDWCDGSVFSQFKLVLPFSCEDLSHLSKPTSLRDLVGRKYMHLRKTPYLSGDNDKAKDVLFIFNGMEKMKLDFRIGTTELCSDPNEALPSGAVVVNLLRKYLLPEASILVTTRLSAVDRVPRKYINRFVQICGFNDPVRQRAYFTSRLLQQNEGKTGRSAETLIEMLYLNLQRESQLATACFLPSYCWLTCATLHLLHFTDTNSPIRTLTGIYTSFMRLNFGGEVITVDGNVSSQEQQNSLMLYVVRTVGKLAFDGITNKTTSFSAEEMEQWVGGKTKTDEELQQLAVFRTDVLDFFLVPRDYHGIDPESGSRRYVFAVPAMQEYLAALYVVLGENKTVLEKLTKEVSEALGQASEDISSLLSILSKIIPFRIFAVFNLLKLFPKLFERVSSHSKGRIANTMAAEMFRSEDSFNEDVLDQVEQSLLGVHGPQPQEETYTRAFELYPIFMGGLLHYGNRRLLDQLGCSIKSQTVSQITRALRKHLIKESQKKQPPEELMDLLVLLYEFQNPRLTAEVLQSIKNINLSTVRMTPHKCFVLSTVLNCTSSSFHLNELNLSSCHITPELLQMLWPAFHHTSNLKLCDNYLTDTGISHLLEALSGNHSLQRLCLMHTGLGDKSAQMLAERLGQHDMIQELNVAYNNIGDSAALTLVDACREHPSIHTVHLYLNQLTDVGKQSLYVRGGPRVKEGRRVKVLASVTEGSDISEDWHPILSVIKKNSLSWDRDRVREQLLVFLKDLEWGRKQHPSFWKKMHFRRVESVVRQTLRTLQKSSDTGTGTGTK; this is encoded by the exons ATGTGGCGTTTTGGGAGGCCATCGGGAACAGAAGTGTTGAGATGGAGATGTCAAGGATCACCAAAAGATGTCTGCTGTAAACTTCACACCAGGGCTCTTCGGAAAA CCTTTAACTTAAGAATCCGATTAGATGGCATCTGTGGTAGCGTACATCGGCACCACTTCTCATTTCCAAC CAAAACAGCAAGCCCTTACAGAAATTCATGGAGAGAACTGAGAACATCTATGTGCTGGTCCATCTCTGGATTCAATCCTAGGTTCTTTTGTACCTATGAGCCTGTCACAG ATCCCATTGAGATCCACAAACAGAAGTTGACACAATGGTTCAATCACCTTCCTCAAGAGGAGAAGCAATTCGGTGGCTACTTTTCTCCCGAAACTATGCATGTGGAGCCACTTATCTTAGATCGTCATCCAGATGAGGACAGAGGTCTTAGTCCCTTCAAGGGAAAGACAAGCATATCTGAACGCCCCCCTCTCACAGTTGAAAAGCTCTTTGATGCTGCTAACAATAATGGAAACAAGGAACGAGGATTAAATGTTTTGCTATATGGGGCTGTTGGCACAGGAAAAAGTACTGTTGTCCGTAAAGTGGTGCTGGATTGGTGTGATGGATCTGTTTTCTCCCAGTTCAAACTTGTGTTGCCTTTCTCCTGTGAGGATCTTTCCCATTTATCCAAACCAACATCCCTTCGGGACCTCGTGGGAAGGAAGTACATGCACCTTCGCAAGACGCCTTATCTTAGTGGAGATAATGACAAGGCTAAGGATGTCCTCTTCATCTTTAATGGAATGGAAAAGATGAAGCTGGATTTTCGCATCGGCACTACAGAGTTATGCAGCGATCCTAATGAGGCTCTCCCATCGGGAGCTGTTGTTGTTAATCTACTGAGGAAATACCTGCTACCTGAG GCAAGCATTTTGGTTACAACCAGACTTTCTGCAGTGGACAGAGTTCCTAGAAAATACATTAATCGTTTTGTACAAATCTGTGGCTTCAATGATCCAGTTCGCCAGAGAGCCTACTTCACCAGCAGGCTCTTGCAACAGAACGAAGGCAAGACGGGGAGGTCTGCCGAGACGCTCATAGAGATGCTTTACCTAAATCTACAGCGGGAGAGTCAGTTAGCAACTGCCTGCTTCTTACCGTCATACTGCTGGCTTACATGCGCCACTCTTCATTTACTGCATTTTACTGACACAAATTCACCGATTCGAACCCTCACTGGCATCTACACCAGCTTCATGAGGCTCAACTTTGGAGGAGAAGTGATAACCGTGGATGGAAACGTCTCTTCACAAGAGCAACAGAACTCATTAATGCTCTATGTGGTCCGTACTGTTGGTAAACTAGCTTTTGATGGCATCACCAACAAGACAACATCATTCTCCGCTGAAGAAATGGAGCAGTGGGTTGGGGGTAAGACCAAAACGGATGAAGAGCTTCAGCAACTGGCGGTGTTTCGCACAGATGTGCTTGACTTCTTTCTGGTTCCTCGTGATTATCATGGTATAGATCCTGAATCTGGTAGTAGACGCTATGTGTTTGCTGTTCCTGCCATGCAGGAATATCTAGCCGCCCTTTATGTCGTTCTTGGCGAGAACAAAACCGTCCTGGAGAAGTTGACTAAGGAGGTTTCGGAGGCTTTGGGACAAGCCAGTGAGGACATCTCAAGCCTCTTGAGCATCCTTTCCAAAATCATACCTTTCAGAATCTTTGCCGTTTTCAACTTGCTTAAGTTGTTCCCGAAACTCTTTGAGCGAGTCAGCAGCCACAGCAAAGGGCGTATCGCAAACACCATGGCGGCAGAAATGTTTCGTTCGGAGGACAGCTTCAATGAAGATGTTTTGGACCAGGTGGAACAAAGCCTGCTGGGAGTGCATGGTCCACAGCCACAGGAGGAAACCTACACACGAGCATTTGAACTCTACCCTATCTTCATGGGTGGGCTTCTTCATTACGGGAACCGGAGGCTGTTAGACCAGCTCGGATGCAGTATCAAGAGTCAAACGGTTTCTCAGATCACCCGTGCGCTGAGGAAACACCTGATCAAGGAGAGCCAGAAGAAGCAGCCTCCTGAGGAGCTCATGGACCTTCTGGTCTTGCTGTATGAGTTCCAGAACCCTCGACTCACAGCTGAAGTCCTGCAGTCCATCAAGAACATTAATTTGTCGACTGTGCGCATGACGCCACACAAGTGCTTCGTGCTGAGCACGGTTCTGAACTGCACAAGCTCAAGCTTTCATCTGAATGAGCTCAACCTCTCCTCCTGCCACATCACTCCAGAGTTATTGCAGATGCTCTGGCCAGCCTTCCACCACACTAGCAACCTCAA GTTGTGTGACAACTACTTGACAGACACTGGCATCAGCCATTTATTGGAAGCTCTGTCTGGTAACCACTCTTTGCAGCGGCTGTGTCTGATGCACACAGGCCTAGGGGACAAATCAGCACAAATGCTGGCCGAGAGACTGGGCCAGCATGATATGATACAGGAGCTGAATGTAGCCTACAACAACATCGGAGACAGTGCAGCTCTCACGCTGGTCGATGCCTGTCGTGAACATCCCAGCATCCACACAGTACA CCTGTACCTGAACCAGCTTACCGATGTGGGCAAGCAGTCGCTGTACGTGCGTGGTGGACCTCGGGTCAAGGAGGGCCGACGAGTGAAGGTCCTGGCGTCTGTAACTGAGGGTTCGGACATCTCAGAGGACTGGCATCCCATTCTGagcgttattaaaaaaaattctctttCCTGGGACAGAGACCGTGTACGCGAGCAACTGCTGGTCTTCCTGAAAGACCTGGAATGGGGTCGGAAACAGCACCCGAGTTTTTGGAAAAAAATGCACTTTAGACGAGTGGAGAGCGTTGTGAGACAAACACTGCGCACACTGCAAAAGAGCAGTGATACGGGAACAGGGACCGGTACAAAATAA
- the nlrx1 gene encoding NLR family member X1 isoform X1 — protein MWRFGRPSGTEVLRWRCQGSPKDVCCKLHTRALRKTFNLRIRLDGICGSVHRHHFSFPTKTASPYRNSWRELRTSMCWSISGFNPRFFCTYEPVTDPIEIHKQKLTQWFNHLPQEEKQFGGYFSPETMHVEPLILDRHPDEDRGLSPFKGKTSISERPPLTVEKLFDAANNNGNKERGLNVLLYGAVGTGKSTVVRKVVLDWCDGSVFSQFKLVLPFSCEDLSHLSKPTSLRDLVGRKYMHLRKTPYLSGDNDKAKDVLFIFNGMEKMKLDFRIGTTELCSDPNEALPSGAVVVNLLRKYLLPEASILVTTRLSAVDRVPRKYINRFVQICGFNDPVRQRAYFTSRLLQQNEGKTGRSAETLIEMLYLNLQRESQLATACFLPSYCWLTCATLHLLHFTDTNSPIRTLTGIYTSFMRLNFGGEVITVDGNVSSQEQQNSLMLYVVRTVGKLAFDGITNKTTSFSAEEMEQWVGGKTKTDEELQQLAVFRTDVLDFFLVPRDYHGIDPESGSRRYVFAVPAMQEYLAALYVVLGENKTVLEKLTKEVSEALGQASEDISSLLSILSKIIPFRIFAVFNLLKLFPKLFERVSSHSKGRIANTMAAEMFRSEDSFNEDVLDQVEQSLLGVHGPQPQEETYTRAFELYPIFMGGLLHYGNRRLLDQLGCSIKSQTVSQITRALRKHLIKESQKKQPPEELMDLLVLLYEFQNPRLTAEVLQSIKNINLSTVRMTPHKCFVLSTVLNCTSSSFHLNELNLSSCHITPELLQMLWPAFHHTSNLNLQFNSLGPESCILLRDLLLEPNCTIKSIKLCDNYLTDTGISHLLEALSGNHSLQRLCLMHTGLGDKSAQMLAERLGQHDMIQELNVAYNNIGDSAALTLVDACREHPSIHTVHLYLNQLTDVGKQSLYVRGGPRVKEGRRVKVLASVTEGSDISEDWHPILSVIKKNSLSWDRDRVREQLLVFLKDLEWGRKQHPSFWKKMHFRRVESVVRQTLRTLQKSSDTGTGTGTK, from the exons ATGTGGCGTTTTGGGAGGCCATCGGGAACAGAAGTGTTGAGATGGAGATGTCAAGGATCACCAAAAGATGTCTGCTGTAAACTTCACACCAGGGCTCTTCGGAAAA CCTTTAACTTAAGAATCCGATTAGATGGCATCTGTGGTAGCGTACATCGGCACCACTTCTCATTTCCAAC CAAAACAGCAAGCCCTTACAGAAATTCATGGAGAGAACTGAGAACATCTATGTGCTGGTCCATCTCTGGATTCAATCCTAGGTTCTTTTGTACCTATGAGCCTGTCACAG ATCCCATTGAGATCCACAAACAGAAGTTGACACAATGGTTCAATCACCTTCCTCAAGAGGAGAAGCAATTCGGTGGCTACTTTTCTCCCGAAACTATGCATGTGGAGCCACTTATCTTAGATCGTCATCCAGATGAGGACAGAGGTCTTAGTCCCTTCAAGGGAAAGACAAGCATATCTGAACGCCCCCCTCTCACAGTTGAAAAGCTCTTTGATGCTGCTAACAATAATGGAAACAAGGAACGAGGATTAAATGTTTTGCTATATGGGGCTGTTGGCACAGGAAAAAGTACTGTTGTCCGTAAAGTGGTGCTGGATTGGTGTGATGGATCTGTTTTCTCCCAGTTCAAACTTGTGTTGCCTTTCTCCTGTGAGGATCTTTCCCATTTATCCAAACCAACATCCCTTCGGGACCTCGTGGGAAGGAAGTACATGCACCTTCGCAAGACGCCTTATCTTAGTGGAGATAATGACAAGGCTAAGGATGTCCTCTTCATCTTTAATGGAATGGAAAAGATGAAGCTGGATTTTCGCATCGGCACTACAGAGTTATGCAGCGATCCTAATGAGGCTCTCCCATCGGGAGCTGTTGTTGTTAATCTACTGAGGAAATACCTGCTACCTGAG GCAAGCATTTTGGTTACAACCAGACTTTCTGCAGTGGACAGAGTTCCTAGAAAATACATTAATCGTTTTGTACAAATCTGTGGCTTCAATGATCCAGTTCGCCAGAGAGCCTACTTCACCAGCAGGCTCTTGCAACAGAACGAAGGCAAGACGGGGAGGTCTGCCGAGACGCTCATAGAGATGCTTTACCTAAATCTACAGCGGGAGAGTCAGTTAGCAACTGCCTGCTTCTTACCGTCATACTGCTGGCTTACATGCGCCACTCTTCATTTACTGCATTTTACTGACACAAATTCACCGATTCGAACCCTCACTGGCATCTACACCAGCTTCATGAGGCTCAACTTTGGAGGAGAAGTGATAACCGTGGATGGAAACGTCTCTTCACAAGAGCAACAGAACTCATTAATGCTCTATGTGGTCCGTACTGTTGGTAAACTAGCTTTTGATGGCATCACCAACAAGACAACATCATTCTCCGCTGAAGAAATGGAGCAGTGGGTTGGGGGTAAGACCAAAACGGATGAAGAGCTTCAGCAACTGGCGGTGTTTCGCACAGATGTGCTTGACTTCTTTCTGGTTCCTCGTGATTATCATGGTATAGATCCTGAATCTGGTAGTAGACGCTATGTGTTTGCTGTTCCTGCCATGCAGGAATATCTAGCCGCCCTTTATGTCGTTCTTGGCGAGAACAAAACCGTCCTGGAGAAGTTGACTAAGGAGGTTTCGGAGGCTTTGGGACAAGCCAGTGAGGACATCTCAAGCCTCTTGAGCATCCTTTCCAAAATCATACCTTTCAGAATCTTTGCCGTTTTCAACTTGCTTAAGTTGTTCCCGAAACTCTTTGAGCGAGTCAGCAGCCACAGCAAAGGGCGTATCGCAAACACCATGGCGGCAGAAATGTTTCGTTCGGAGGACAGCTTCAATGAAGATGTTTTGGACCAGGTGGAACAAAGCCTGCTGGGAGTGCATGGTCCACAGCCACAGGAGGAAACCTACACACGAGCATTTGAACTCTACCCTATCTTCATGGGTGGGCTTCTTCATTACGGGAACCGGAGGCTGTTAGACCAGCTCGGATGCAGTATCAAGAGTCAAACGGTTTCTCAGATCACCCGTGCGCTGAGGAAACACCTGATCAAGGAGAGCCAGAAGAAGCAGCCTCCTGAGGAGCTCATGGACCTTCTGGTCTTGCTGTATGAGTTCCAGAACCCTCGACTCACAGCTGAAGTCCTGCAGTCCATCAAGAACATTAATTTGTCGACTGTGCGCATGACGCCACACAAGTGCTTCGTGCTGAGCACGGTTCTGAACTGCACAAGCTCAAGCTTTCATCTGAATGAGCTCAACCTCTCCTCCTGCCACATCACTCCAGAGTTATTGCAGATGCTCTGGCCAGCCTTCCACCACACTAGCAACCTCAA TCTCCAGTTTAACAGCCTGGGTCCTGAATCCTGCATTCTTCTGCGAGATCTCCTGCTTGAGCCCAACTGTACTATTAAGTCAATAAA GTTGTGTGACAACTACTTGACAGACACTGGCATCAGCCATTTATTGGAAGCTCTGTCTGGTAACCACTCTTTGCAGCGGCTGTGTCTGATGCACACAGGCCTAGGGGACAAATCAGCACAAATGCTGGCCGAGAGACTGGGCCAGCATGATATGATACAGGAGCTGAATGTAGCCTACAACAACATCGGAGACAGTGCAGCTCTCACGCTGGTCGATGCCTGTCGTGAACATCCCAGCATCCACACAGTACA CCTGTACCTGAACCAGCTTACCGATGTGGGCAAGCAGTCGCTGTACGTGCGTGGTGGACCTCGGGTCAAGGAGGGCCGACGAGTGAAGGTCCTGGCGTCTGTAACTGAGGGTTCGGACATCTCAGAGGACTGGCATCCCATTCTGagcgttattaaaaaaaattctctttCCTGGGACAGAGACCGTGTACGCGAGCAACTGCTGGTCTTCCTGAAAGACCTGGAATGGGGTCGGAAACAGCACCCGAGTTTTTGGAAAAAAATGCACTTTAGACGAGTGGAGAGCGTTGTGAGACAAACACTGCGCACACTGCAAAAGAGCAGTGATACGGGAACAGGGACCGGTACAAAATAA